A DNA window from Mycolicibacter hiberniae contains the following coding sequences:
- a CDS encoding nitric-oxide reductase large subunit has protein sequence MSTDATELGAPTSGSGRSAALVGKGWAQGVALVMIFGFLVMGILAYRTYTASMPMPARVTTASGQELFSGADITRGQQLYQARGLMQYGSVLGHGAYLGPDYTAEYLRLATEDVTEQFRAQGVANPHDDVVAEFRTNRYDADTKTLVFTDKQVKAFDTIQQHYADYFGEPSTKYGLLPHLITDPGEIRDLTAFFAWTAWAAAAERPGHSYSYTNNWPAEPRVDNGPTGSVVVWSVLSLIMLLGGIGVMFTVYGRWSQNIGWHGTETTKLHFRQPGEVPLTRSQRAAIWIFAVVAVLFLAQVVLGGAVEHYRADLSEFYGIDLAKILPYNLARTWHLQLSLFWTAAAFLAGGIFLVPFITRREPGKQSLLVYGLLGGLAVVVFGSLTFEALSIFGVIKPGTPVSQQWEFLDLPRVFQVLLIVCLFWWIVIIWRGMRSKLATTSKMNLPWMFFFTGLAIPTFYAASLLAGSEAHFSVADFWRFWMVHLWVEDFLELFTTAMVAYMFVLLGVVRERVALLVIFLDIILYSAGGVIGTMHHLYFSGTPVEHMALGAFFSAAEVIPLTFLTVEAWAFLQLGARQEAGEQNNFPARWAVMFLVAVGFWNFLGAGIFGFLVNLPVVSYYEIGTALTANHAHAAMFGVYGMLAVALAMFAFRYVIPADKWPNKLARLSFWGMNIGLVWMVFVTLLPLGVLQLFHSVNAGYFEARSLGYLTQPGNTLLEWMRLPGDLILIGAGVVPFVWIAWIALRNFRTGETVEELPEHPLYTEVTADAAPTGKARS, from the coding sequence GGCGCTGGTCGGCAAGGGCTGGGCGCAGGGCGTGGCCCTGGTCATGATCTTCGGCTTCCTGGTGATGGGAATCCTGGCCTACCGCACCTACACCGCATCGATGCCGATGCCGGCGCGCGTCACCACAGCGTCCGGCCAAGAGCTGTTCTCCGGAGCCGACATCACCCGTGGCCAGCAGCTGTATCAGGCCCGCGGCCTCATGCAGTACGGATCGGTGCTGGGCCACGGCGCCTACCTGGGCCCGGACTACACCGCCGAGTACCTGCGGTTGGCCACCGAAGACGTGACCGAGCAGTTCCGGGCGCAGGGCGTGGCAAACCCGCACGACGACGTAGTCGCCGAGTTCAGGACCAACCGCTACGACGCCGACACCAAGACCCTGGTGTTCACCGACAAGCAGGTCAAGGCGTTCGACACGATCCAGCAGCACTACGCCGACTACTTCGGCGAACCCTCCACCAAATACGGCCTGCTGCCCCACCTGATCACCGACCCCGGCGAGATCCGGGACCTGACCGCTTTCTTCGCCTGGACCGCGTGGGCGGCCGCCGCCGAGCGGCCCGGCCACAGCTACAGCTACACCAACAACTGGCCCGCCGAGCCGCGCGTCGACAACGGCCCCACCGGATCGGTCGTAGTGTGGTCGGTGTTGTCGCTGATCATGCTGCTGGGCGGCATCGGCGTCATGTTCACCGTCTACGGCCGCTGGAGCCAGAACATCGGCTGGCACGGCACCGAGACGACCAAGCTGCACTTCCGCCAGCCGGGCGAGGTGCCGCTGACCCGCTCGCAGCGCGCGGCGATCTGGATCTTCGCCGTGGTGGCGGTGCTTTTCCTGGCCCAAGTCGTGCTCGGCGGCGCCGTCGAGCACTATCGCGCGGATCTCTCGGAGTTCTACGGGATCGACCTCGCCAAGATCCTGCCCTACAACCTGGCCCGAACCTGGCACCTGCAACTGTCCCTGTTCTGGACCGCGGCGGCGTTTTTGGCCGGCGGAATCTTCCTGGTGCCCTTCATCACCCGCCGCGAACCGGGCAAGCAGTCGCTCCTGGTCTACGGGCTGCTCGGGGGGCTGGCTGTGGTGGTGTTCGGCTCGCTGACCTTCGAGGCGCTGTCGATCTTCGGTGTGATCAAGCCGGGCACGCCGGTATCGCAGCAGTGGGAGTTCCTGGACCTGCCGCGGGTGTTCCAGGTGCTGCTGATCGTCTGCCTGTTCTGGTGGATCGTGATCATCTGGCGCGGGATGCGCTCGAAGCTGGCTACCACCTCGAAGATGAACCTGCCCTGGATGTTCTTCTTCACCGGCCTGGCCATCCCGACGTTCTACGCGGCCAGCCTGCTGGCCGGCAGCGAGGCACATTTCTCGGTGGCCGACTTCTGGCGGTTCTGGATGGTGCACCTGTGGGTGGAGGACTTCCTGGAGCTGTTCACCACCGCGATGGTGGCCTACATGTTCGTCCTGCTCGGCGTGGTCCGCGAGCGGGTCGCGTTGCTGGTCATCTTCCTCGACATCATCTTGTACTCGGCCGGCGGAGTGATCGGCACCATGCACCACCTGTACTTCTCCGGCACACCGGTGGAGCACATGGCGCTGGGCGCGTTCTTCTCGGCGGCCGAAGTGATCCCGCTGACCTTCCTGACCGTGGAGGCCTGGGCTTTCCTGCAGCTGGGTGCACGTCAGGAGGCCGGTGAGCAGAACAACTTCCCGGCGCGCTGGGCGGTGATGTTCCTGGTTGCCGTTGGGTTCTGGAACTTCCTGGGCGCGGGCATCTTCGGGTTCCTGGTCAACCTTCCGGTGGTGTCCTACTACGAGATCGGCACCGCGCTGACCGCCAACCACGCCCACGCCGCGATGTTCGGGGTCTACGGCATGCTCGCGGTGGCGCTGGCGATGTTCGCGTTCCGCTATGTGATCCCGGCCGACAAGTGGCCGAACAAGCTGGCCCGGCTCTCCTTCTGGGGCATGAACATCGGCCTGGTGTGGATGGTCTTCGTCACCCTGCTGCCGCTGGGCGTGCTGCAGCTGTTCCACTCCGTCAACGCCGGGTACTTCGAGGCCCGCTCCCTGGGTTACCTCACCCAGCCCGGCAACACACTGCTGGAATGGATGCGCCTGCCCGGTGACCTGATCCTGATCGGGGCCGGTGTGGTGCCCTTCGTCTGGATCGCCTGGATCGCGCTGCGCAACTTCCGCACCGGAGAAACGGTTGAGGAGTTGCCGGAGCATCCGCTCTACACCGAGGTCACCGCGGACGCCGCGCCCACCGGCAAGGCCCGGTCGTGA
- a CDS encoding slipin family protein — protein sequence MSEGVITALVLGVVAVTVLAFFALNVVREYERGVVFRMGHARPLYQPGLKFLIPLVDKMFRVDQRVVTLTIPPQEVITRDNVPARVNAVVMFQVTDPLKAIMEVENYAVATSQIAQTTLRSLLGRADLDTLLAHRDDLNADLRTIIDKQTEPWGVQVRVVEIKDVEIPESMQRAMAREAEAERERRAKVINARGELQASEELSQAAERLSQNPASLQLRYLQTLLELGADQNSTVVFPLPVDIITPFLGSRSADHQRDRRASSQRNHEGPRPPSA from the coding sequence ATGAGCGAAGGAGTGATCACCGCGCTGGTGCTGGGCGTGGTGGCGGTGACCGTGCTGGCATTTTTCGCGCTGAACGTGGTGCGGGAGTACGAACGGGGCGTGGTGTTCCGAATGGGTCATGCCCGGCCCCTTTACCAGCCGGGACTGAAGTTCCTCATCCCGCTGGTGGACAAAATGTTTCGGGTAGACCAGCGCGTGGTGACGCTGACCATTCCCCCACAGGAGGTGATAACCCGCGACAATGTTCCGGCGCGGGTGAATGCCGTGGTGATGTTTCAGGTCACCGACCCGCTCAAGGCAATCATGGAAGTGGAGAACTACGCCGTGGCCACCTCGCAGATCGCCCAGACCACACTGCGGTCGTTGTTGGGCCGCGCGGATCTGGACACGTTGCTGGCGCACCGCGACGATCTCAACGCCGACCTGCGCACGATCATCGACAAGCAGACCGAGCCGTGGGGAGTGCAGGTACGGGTGGTCGAGATCAAGGACGTGGAGATCCCCGAGTCGATGCAACGGGCGATGGCCCGCGAGGCCGAGGCCGAGCGCGAGCGGCGCGCGAAGGTGATCAACGCCCGCGGCGAGCTCCAGGCCTCCGAGGAACTGAGCCAGGCCGCCGAGAGGCTGTCCCAGAATCCGGCATCGCTGCAATTGCGTTATCTACAAACTCTTTTGGAGCTGGGAGCCGACCAGAACTCCACGGTGGTCTTTCCGCTCCCGGTGGACATCATCACCCCGTTCCTCGGCTCGCGCAGTGCGGATCACCAGCGCGACCGGCGGGCCTCGTCACAGCGGAATCACGAGGGCCCCAGACCCCCGTCCGCTTAG
- a CDS encoding SDR family NAD(P)-dependent oxidoreductase yields MDRSALNALFDLTGRTAIVTGGTRGIGLALAHGLAAAGANVVVASRKSEACERAAEQLRQAGAEAIGVPTHLGDVDAIARLVDATVERFGGVDIVINNAANALALPLGEITPEALSKSFAVNLQGPVFLVQAALPHLRKSGHAAIVNVVSAGAFVYSPATSMYSAAKAALVSFTRSMAAELASSRIRVNAIAPGPVDTDMVRNNPPEFIAALRDSTLLRRIADPDEMVGPVMLLVSDAGSYITGQTIHADGGMVAR; encoded by the coding sequence GTGGACAGGTCTGCCCTCAACGCGTTGTTCGACCTCACCGGACGCACCGCCATCGTGACGGGCGGGACCCGCGGCATCGGTCTTGCGCTGGCGCACGGGCTGGCCGCGGCCGGCGCCAATGTGGTGGTGGCCAGCCGCAAGAGCGAAGCGTGCGAACGCGCCGCCGAGCAACTGCGGCAGGCCGGCGCCGAGGCCATCGGGGTGCCCACCCACCTCGGCGACGTCGATGCGATCGCCCGCCTGGTCGATGCCACCGTCGAGCGGTTCGGCGGGGTGGACATCGTGATCAACAACGCCGCCAACGCGCTCGCGCTGCCGTTGGGCGAGATCACCCCGGAGGCATTGAGCAAGTCATTCGCGGTCAACCTGCAAGGGCCGGTGTTTCTGGTTCAGGCGGCGCTGCCGCATCTTCGCAAGAGCGGGCACGCGGCAATCGTGAACGTGGTGTCGGCCGGCGCCTTCGTCTACTCGCCGGCCACCTCGATGTACTCGGCCGCCAAGGCCGCACTCGTGTCCTTCACCCGCTCGATGGCGGCCGAGCTCGCCTCGTCGCGGATCCGGGTCAACGCGATCGCCCCCGGCCCGGTCGACACGGACATGGTGCGCAACAACCCGCCGGAGTTCATCGCAGCGCTGCGCGATTCCACCTTGCTGCGGCGCATCGCCGATCCCGATGAAATGGTCGGTCCGGTCATGCTTCTCGTCTCCGATGCGGGCAGCTACATCACCGGTCAGACCATCCACGCCGACGGCGGGATGGTGGCTCGCTAA
- the dosR gene encoding hypoxia response regulator transcription factor DosR/DevR, whose protein sequence is MVRVFLVDDHEVVRRGLIDLLGADPELDVVGEAGSVAEALARIPGLCPDVAVLDVRLPDGNGIELCRDLLSRMPELRCLILTSFTSDEAMLDAILAGASGFIVKDIKGMELARAVKEVGAGRSLLDNRAAAALMAKLRGAAAKPDPLSGLSEQERTLLSLLAEGLTNKQIADRMFLAEKTVKNYVSRLLTKLGMERRTQAAVFATKLERARNG, encoded by the coding sequence GTGGTCAGAGTCTTTCTGGTAGACGATCACGAGGTGGTACGGCGCGGACTGATCGACCTGCTCGGCGCCGATCCCGAACTGGACGTGGTCGGCGAGGCCGGTTCGGTGGCCGAAGCGCTCGCCCGCATCCCCGGGTTGTGCCCGGACGTCGCGGTGCTCGACGTGCGGCTGCCGGACGGCAACGGCATCGAACTGTGCCGCGACCTGCTGTCGCGGATGCCCGAGCTGCGGTGCCTGATCCTGACGTCCTTCACCTCCGACGAGGCGATGCTCGACGCCATCCTGGCCGGCGCCAGCGGCTTCATCGTCAAAGACATCAAGGGGATGGAGTTGGCCCGCGCGGTCAAGGAAGTCGGCGCCGGCCGGTCGCTGCTGGACAACCGGGCCGCGGCCGCCCTGATGGCCAAGCTTCGGGGTGCCGCCGCGAAACCCGACCCGCTCTCTGGCCTGTCCGAGCAGGAGCGGACGCTGCTGAGCCTGCTCGCGGAGGGGTTGACCAACAAGCAGATCGCCGACCGGATGTTTCTGGCGGAGAAAACCGTCAAGAACTATGTGTCCCGGCTGTTGACCAAGCTGGGCATGGAGCGCCGCACGCAGGCCGCCGTCTTCGCCACCAAGCTGGAGCGTGCGCGCAATGGCTGA
- a CDS encoding GAF domain-containing sensor histidine kinase — MADPAPADGSNPLHDKLFHLQLPELLVGVHDRVQQIAQGRDRLDGLLAAMLAVTSGLELDQTLRTIVQTATNLVDARYGALEVHDRDRRMQQFVYEGIDDETFTKIGRLPAQVGVVGLLIDEPQTLRLDDLSQHPASIGFPPHHPLMRTFLGVPVGVRGEVVGNLYLAEKADGQPFSEDDEVLVQALAAAAGIAIANARLYAQAKARQFWIESTRDIATELLSGTDPTTVFRLIAQEATKLTGAQSALVAIPLDTDAPDAGVDQLLVVETVGTAVDSLSGEAIPVAGSPVGEAFSKREPHRVDRLRLTGVDTAGPALILPLRATDAVAGVVVVMRHSTTAPFSIEQLEMMAAFADQAALAWQLATTQRRMHELDVVTDRDRIARDLHDHVIQRLFAVGLSLQGAVARSGEAAVQRRLSDAVDDLQGIIGEIRTTIFDLHGVASAARPLRQRLDNAVAQFSGSGLHTSVSFVGPLSVVEPGLADHAEAVVSEAVSNAVRHSGATTVTVQIKVEDDLSIEVTDNGRGLPEVITRSGLTNLQCRADQAGGTFRIESAEGGGTVLHWSAPLL; from the coding sequence ATGGCTGATCCCGCGCCCGCGGATGGCTCGAACCCCCTGCACGACAAACTCTTTCATTTGCAGTTGCCCGAATTGCTGGTCGGCGTGCACGACCGGGTCCAGCAGATCGCGCAAGGACGCGACCGCCTCGACGGACTGCTGGCGGCAATGCTGGCGGTCACCTCGGGGCTGGAACTCGATCAAACCCTGCGGACCATCGTGCAGACCGCCACCAACCTTGTCGACGCCAGGTACGGGGCGCTGGAGGTCCACGACCGCGACCGCCGGATGCAGCAGTTCGTCTACGAGGGTATCGACGACGAAACGTTCACCAAGATCGGTCGGTTGCCTGCGCAGGTGGGGGTGGTCGGTCTGCTGATCGACGAACCCCAGACCCTGCGACTGGACGACCTCTCACAACATCCGGCGTCGATCGGGTTTCCGCCCCACCATCCGCTGATGCGGACGTTCCTCGGCGTGCCGGTGGGCGTGCGCGGTGAGGTCGTCGGCAATCTGTACCTCGCCGAGAAGGCCGACGGGCAGCCGTTCAGCGAAGACGACGAAGTGCTGGTGCAGGCGCTTGCTGCCGCCGCCGGGATCGCGATTGCCAACGCCCGGTTGTACGCCCAGGCCAAAGCGCGGCAGTTCTGGATCGAATCCACCCGCGACATCGCCACCGAACTGCTGTCCGGTACCGACCCCACCACCGTGTTCCGGCTCATCGCCCAGGAGGCGACAAAACTCACCGGTGCGCAGTCGGCGTTGGTGGCCATCCCGCTGGACACAGATGCCCCCGATGCCGGGGTCGACCAGCTCCTGGTGGTCGAAACCGTGGGCACCGCAGTGGATTCGCTGTCTGGGGAAGCCATCCCGGTGGCCGGCTCGCCGGTCGGCGAGGCCTTCTCGAAGCGGGAGCCACACCGGGTCGACCGTTTGAGGCTGACCGGTGTCGATACCGCCGGGCCGGCTCTGATCCTGCCGCTGCGCGCCACCGACGCGGTGGCCGGCGTGGTTGTGGTGATGCGGCACAGCACCACCGCCCCGTTCAGCATCGAGCAACTCGAGATGATGGCAGCGTTCGCCGACCAGGCCGCGCTGGCCTGGCAACTGGCTACGACGCAGCGCCGCATGCATGAACTCGACGTGGTCACCGACCGGGACCGGATCGCCCGCGACCTGCACGACCATGTCATCCAACGGCTGTTTGCCGTCGGCTTGTCGTTGCAGGGCGCCGTGGCTCGCAGCGGGGAGGCCGCGGTGCAGCGCCGGCTCTCCGACGCGGTCGACGACCTGCAGGGGATCATCGGCGAGATCCGCACCACGATCTTCGACCTGCACGGCGTCGCGTCGGCGGCCCGGCCGCTGCGGCAGCGGCTGGACAACGCGGTGGCCCAGTTCTCCGGATCGGGACTGCACACCAGCGTTTCGTTCGTCGGCCCGTTGTCGGTGGTCGAACCCGGCCTGGCCGATCACGCCGAAGCGGTGGTCTCCGAGGCGGTCAGCAATGCGGTCCGGCATTCCGGCGCGACCACTGTGACCGTGCAGATCAAGGTCGAAGACGACCTGAGCATCGAGGTGACCGACAACGGCCGCGGGCTGCCGGAGGTGATCACCCGCAGCGGCTTGACCAACCTGCAGTGCCGCGCCGATCAGGCCGGCGGGACCTTCCGTATCGAGTCGGCCGAGGGCGGCGGAACCGTCCTGCACTGGTCGGCGCCGCTGCTCTAG
- a CDS encoding Acg family FMN-binding oxidoreductase — MDEQHAGCPDATAHPDLIRTALLLAARAPSVHNSQPWRWRVESDPAAPQLHLFVEPDLNLPSVDPDGRGMILSCGAALHHCVVAFAALGQQVKVRRLPDAQRPDHLAAIELAAGGLRPGVSQVDVALAAAIPRRRTDRRCYSGWPVAAADIALMGARAARSGVMLRRVDALDRLNAVVARAVFEHRTNYEYLAELATWSGRYGSVAGVPARSVPVPDTQAPIPGRFFAGPALAQPPGAEAAEDRAVMLALGTEADDRLAQLRAGEATSVVLLTATALGLASCPVTEPLEIAETRAAVRRDVFGTSGYPQMLLRVGWAPINADPLPATPRRSLNDTVQWQPPPGAGLPRD, encoded by the coding sequence GTGGATGAACAGCATGCGGGTTGCCCGGACGCCACGGCTCACCCGGACCTGATCCGCACCGCCTTGCTGCTGGCCGCCCGCGCACCGTCGGTGCACAACTCCCAGCCGTGGCGCTGGCGCGTCGAGTCCGACCCGGCAGCGCCGCAGCTTCATCTGTTCGTCGAACCGGACCTGAACCTGCCCAGCGTCGACCCCGACGGCCGGGGAATGATTCTGAGCTGCGGTGCGGCCCTGCACCATTGTGTGGTCGCGTTCGCCGCGCTGGGGCAGCAGGTCAAGGTGCGTCGGCTGCCCGACGCGCAACGCCCCGACCACCTGGCGGCGATCGAGCTGGCTGCCGGCGGCCTGCGACCGGGGGTCTCGCAAGTCGACGTCGCGCTGGCGGCGGCGATCCCGCGGCGGCGCACGGATCGTCGTTGCTACAGCGGCTGGCCGGTGGCCGCCGCCGACATCGCCTTGATGGGGGCACGTGCGGCCCGGTCGGGGGTGATGCTGCGCCGGGTCGACGCCCTGGATCGGCTGAACGCGGTGGTAGCCCGCGCGGTGTTCGAGCATCGCACCAACTATGAGTACCTCGCCGAACTGGCGACCTGGAGTGGGCGCTACGGATCGGTGGCGGGGGTTCCGGCGCGCAGCGTCCCGGTGCCCGATACCCAGGCCCCGATCCCCGGACGGTTCTTCGCCGGTCCGGCACTGGCCCAGCCGCCCGGCGCGGAGGCGGCCGAAGATCGCGCGGTGATGCTGGCGCTGGGCACCGAGGCCGACGATCGGCTGGCGCAGCTGCGCGCCGGTGAGGCCACCAGCGTGGTCCTGCTGACCGCGACGGCGCTGGGGCTGGCCAGCTGCCCGGTCACCGAACCGCTGGAGATCGCCGAAACCCGTGCCGCGGTGCGCCGAGACGTGTTCGGAACCAGTGGCTACCCGCAGATGCTGCTGCGGGTGGGCTGGGCTCCGATCAACGCCGATCCACTGCCGGCCACCCCGCGGCGGAGCCTGAACGACACGGTGCAATGGCAGCCCCCGCCGGGCGCGGGCCTGCCGCGCGACTGA